A genomic stretch from Limanda limanda chromosome 11, fLimLim1.1, whole genome shotgun sequence includes:
- the LOC133013931 gene encoding cytochrome P450 4B1-like, with product MDFPEALLTWPRMHHLFAVLCLVTVVYKLSLLLAKRKAAFRNTECFPGPPGHWLFGHALQIKQDGTDFDRMLEWAKQYPYAFPLWFGPLTCYVNIHHPDYVKTILTSTEPKDDVVFRFIKPWIGDGLLASKGQKWSRHRRLLTPAFHYDVLKQYVKVMSDSTKIMLDKWEVYGDTNKSFELFEPVNLMTLDTILKCAFSHSSNCQTEGETNAYTKAVYELTDLVILRFRTFPYHNDLNFYLSPHGFRFRKACRIAHSHTKAVIRKRKEARKEEKELDRIQAKRNLDFLDILLCARDENQQGLSDEDLRAEVDTFMFAGHDTTSSGLAFILYCLSCNPEHQQMCRDEITEVLQDKDTIEWDDLKKIPYTTMCIKESLRLYPPVPQMARQLTKPMTFCDGRTLPEGCLVGTSVYGIHMNETIWENPHVFDPLRFLPENVSKRPPHAFVPFSVGSRNCIGQNFAMNEMKVVTALTLRRYQLIEDPTYKPKLVCGVVLRSLNGIYIKIKPVV from the exons ATGGACTTCCCCGAGGCTCTCTTGACTTGGCCCCGCATGCATCACCTGTTCGCTGTGCTCTGTCTGGTCACTGTTGTTTATAAACTCAGTCTCCTTTTGGCGAAGAGAAAAGCTGCGTTCAGAAACACCGAGTGTTTCCCTGGACCCCCGGGACACTGGCTGTTCGGACACGCTCTTCAG aTTAAACAAGACGGCACAGACTTTGACAGGATGCTGGAGTGGGCAAAGCAGTACCCATATGCTTTCCCACTGTGGTTTGGTCCCTTAACTTGTTACGTCAATATTCACCACCCAGATTATGTAAAAACCATTCTGACATCAACAG AACCAAAAGatgatgttgtgttcaggtttaTCAAGCCTTGGATTG GGGATGGTTTATTGGCGTCAAAGGGTCAGAAGTGGTCTCGCCACAGACGGCTCCTGACGCCAGCTTTCCATTATGATGTCTTGAAACAATACGTAAAAGTGATGTCTGATTCTACTAAAATTATGTTG GACAAATGGGAAGTTTATGGAGACACCAACAAGTCCTTTGAACTGTTTGAACCTGTGAACCTTATGACACTGGACACCATCCTGAAATGTGCGTTCAGCCACAGCAGCAACTGTCAGACCGAGGG TGAAACAAATGCGTACACCAAAGCCGTGTATGAACTCACTGATCTGGTCATCCTGCGGTTTAGGACGTTTCCATACCACAACGACCTCAATTTCTACCTCAGCCCACACGGCTTTAGATTCAGGAAAGCGTGCAGGATTGCTCACAGTCATACAA AGGCTGTaataagaaagagaaaagaagcacgaaaggaagagaaggagctgGACCGGATACAGGCCAAGAGAAACCTGGACTTCCTGGACATCCTTCTCTGTGCAAGA GACGAGAATCAGCAGGGTCTGTCAGATGAAGACTTGCGAGCAGAAGTGGACACCTTCATGTTCGCGGGCCATGACACCACAAGCAGCGGCCTCGCTTTCATCCTCTACTGTCTTTCCTGCAACCCAGAACACCAGCAGATGTGCAGGGACGAGATCACGGAGGTCCTGCAAGACAAGGACACCATAGAGTG GGATGATCTTAAAAAAATTCCATACACAACAATGTGCATAAAAGAATCCCTTCGTCTTTACCCCCCTGTCCCGCAAATGGCCAGACAACTCACCAAACCCATGACCTTTTGTGATGGGAGGACTCTGCCTGAAG GTTGTCTTGTTGGAACAAGTGTCTATGGGATTCACATGAATGAAACCATCTGGGAAAACCCTCAT GTCTTTGACCCACTGCGCTTCCTACCAGAGAATGTCTCCAAAAGGCCACCTCACGCATTCGTGCCTTTCTCAGTTGGGTCAAG AAATTGCATCGGTCAGAACTTCGCCATGAACGAGATGAAGGTGGTCACAGCCCTGACGCTGAGGAGATATCAGCTGATAGAGGACCCCACTTACAAACCCAAACTAGTTTGCGGAGTGGTGCTGCGCTCACTCAATGGCATCTACATTAAAATCAAACCTGTAGTATAG